Proteins from one Sulfurovum sp. TSL1 genomic window:
- a CDS encoding ParB/RepB/Spo0J family partition protein: MALGRGLGEILSEVEEAYERDLSDIDSFELESQGARVEEVVVESIAANPFQPRKHFDEQALKELSHSIVEHGLLQPIVVIEKEDGYLLIAGERRLRAHKLAKLTTIKAIIANVDIDEIRLRELALIENIQRENLNAIELANSYAELIEVHNITHDDLSSIVHKSRSQITNTMRLLSLSSYAQEQLVEGKISQGHAKVLVGLDEKKQKIVIDSVIGQKLSVRDTENMVKSHKDKENVSGTASKPASVKLLEKYADLLAESLPFKHKLKAKSIEISFDNEKEVENFLAQLQAK; the protein is encoded by the coding sequence ATGGCATTAGGCAGGGGACTGGGAGAGATCCTTTCTGAGGTCGAAGAGGCGTATGAAAGAGACTTAAGCGATATTGACAGTTTTGAGCTTGAATCTCAAGGTGCCAGGGTAGAAGAGGTCGTTGTTGAAAGCATTGCGGCAAACCCTTTTCAGCCGCGTAAACATTTTGATGAACAGGCCCTCAAAGAGTTAAGCCACTCTATTGTCGAGCATGGACTGCTTCAGCCCATCGTTGTGATAGAAAAAGAAGACGGGTATCTTCTTATCGCCGGTGAGCGTCGTCTGAGAGCACACAAGCTTGCAAAACTAACCACGATCAAAGCAATTATAGCCAATGTAGACATAGATGAAATAAGGCTCCGTGAGCTTGCACTGATCGAAAATATACAAAGAGAGAACCTTAATGCCATTGAACTGGCAAACTCTTATGCCGAATTGATAGAGGTCCATAATATCACACATGACGACCTCTCTTCTATTGTGCATAAAAGCCGATCACAGATCACCAATACCATGCGTCTTCTCAGCCTCTCCTCTTATGCCCAGGAGCAGCTTGTGGAGGGAAAAATATCACAGGGGCATGCAAAGGTCCTGGTCGGACTTGATGAAAAGAAACAAAAAATTGTGATAGACAGTGTCATTGGTCAGAAACTGAGTGTACGTGACACAGAAAATATGGTCAAGAGTCATAAAGATAAAGAGAATGTTTCTGGTACTGCATCTAAACCTGCCAGTGTGAAACTACTGGAAAAATACGCTGATCTTCTAGCAGAGAGTTTGCCTTTTAAACATAAACTCAAAGCAAAAAGTATTGAGATCAGTTTTGATAATGAAAAAGAGGTTGAAAACTTTCTGGCACAGTTACAAGCAAAGTAA
- a CDS encoding F0F1 ATP synthase subunit B', with amino-acid sequence MLDIHLPLMLFVLALFLTLLVLLNNMLFQPLVKFMDDRDHSIAKDLEAAKGLSGNSDELNAKADEIISNAKNEAAGIRQKAIDDEKTLAASRIETRQNELETEYNKFVEKLNSDKENLKNSLLSQMPLFKESLKAKFSKL; translated from the coding sequence ATGCTTGACATACATTTACCATTGATGTTGTTCGTATTGGCATTGTTCCTAACCCTGCTTGTTCTTTTAAATAATATGCTATTTCAGCCATTGGTAAAATTCATGGATGATAGAGATCACTCTATAGCAAAAGATTTGGAAGCTGCAAAAGGTCTTAGTGGTAACAGTGACGAACTAAATGCAAAGGCAGATGAAATTATTAGCAACGCTAAAAATGAAGCTGCGGGGATCAGACAGAAAGCAATTGATGATGAAAAAACATTGGCTGCAAGTAGAATTGAGACTAGACAAAATGAATTAGAAACTGAGTACAACAAATTCGTAGAAAAGCTAAACTCTGACAAAGAGAACCTTAAAAACTCTCTTCTTTCTCAAATGCCTCTTTTTAAAGAGAGCCTAAAAGCTAAATTTAGCAAATTATAG
- a CDS encoding F0F1 ATP synthase subunit delta, translating into MEELIAKRYAKALSSVTKDLSGVLEVLNVLSEVVSSTEIKSTLTSPIISSEDKTGMILSALNDTDATLVNFIKILGENGRLDLIPAITKVLNSDQQRASNEYEGVLKSASSLDEAAVADLEATLKKYTGSMIKLTQEKSDFDGVRVSVDDLGIEVNFSKQRVKEQLIDFIKKSL; encoded by the coding sequence ATGGAAGAGTTAATTGCTAAAAGATATGCTAAAGCACTTTCTTCAGTAACTAAAGACCTTTCAGGTGTTTTAGAAGTACTTAATGTACTTAGTGAAGTCGTAAGCAGCACGGAGATCAAGTCAACATTGACATCTCCGATCATTTCAAGTGAAGATAAGACAGGAATGATCTTGTCTGCACTGAATGATACGGATGCAACGCTTGTGAACTTCATTAAGATTTTAGGTGAAAACGGAAGACTTGATCTTATTCCTGCTATCACAAAAGTATTGAATTCAGATCAGCAAAGGGCTTCAAATGAGTATGAAGGTGTATTGAAAAGTGCATCATCACTTGATGAAGCAGCAGTCGCTGATCTTGAAGCAACACTTAAAAAGTATACAGGTTCAATGATCAAATTGACACAAGAAAAAAGTGACTTTGACGGGGTACGTGTTTCAGTCGATGATTTGGGTATAGAGGTAAACTTCTCTAAACAGAGAGTTAAAGAACAGTTAATTGATTTTATTAAGAAATCTTTGTAG
- the atpG gene encoding ATP synthase F1 subunit gamma, giving the protein MANLKEIKRKIGSVKNTQKTTNAMKLVSSAKLKRTEELAKRSRVYAEKLTGLLNEIAQKMQQSNADGIDNIYFRDVQNPKMVDIVFITADKGLCGGFNSQTIKRVNKLIAEYKAQNVKVRLRAVGRKGIDYFKFNNFELNNEIVGLSAAPDFKQAAEFVSEVSESYVNGETDKIILVHNGYVNMITQEVREDQVLPVDSSKLVLDAVSTSELEVEPDDDDTLLDALVKRYIEYTMYYSLIDSLAAEHSARMQAMDAATSNAKQMVKDLTVKYNKARQEAITTELIEIISGMESMK; this is encoded by the coding sequence ATGGCTAATTTAAAAGAGATAAAGCGTAAGATCGGAAGTGTTAAAAACACACAAAAGACCACTAACGCTATGAAGCTTGTCTCTTCTGCTAAATTGAAAAGAACAGAAGAGCTTGCTAAAAGATCTAGAGTCTATGCTGAAAAATTGACGGGTCTCCTGAATGAGATCGCTCAAAAAATGCAGCAGTCCAATGCTGACGGTATAGACAATATCTATTTTAGGGATGTACAGAATCCTAAAATGGTAGATATAGTATTTATCACAGCAGATAAAGGTCTTTGTGGTGGTTTTAATTCACAGACGATCAAAAGAGTTAACAAATTGATTGCTGAGTATAAAGCACAGAACGTAAAAGTACGTCTTAGAGCAGTGGGTAGAAAAGGTATCGATTATTTTAAATTCAATAATTTTGAATTGAACAATGAGATCGTAGGACTTTCTGCTGCACCTGACTTTAAGCAGGCTGCAGAGTTTGTCTCTGAAGTGTCTGAGTCTTATGTGAACGGTGAGACTGATAAGATCATTTTGGTACATAACGGTTATGTAAACATGATCACTCAAGAGGTAAGAGAAGATCAGGTTTTACCGGTTGATTCGTCAAAACTGGTACTTGATGCGGTTTCAACTTCAGAATTGGAAGTAGAGCCGGATGATGATGATACACTACTTGATGCATTGGTGAAGCGTTATATTGAGTATACAATGTATTACTCACTTATCGATTCATTGGCAGCAGAACACTCTGCTCGTATGCAAGCGATGGATGCAGCAACAAGCAATGCTAAACAGATGGTAAAAGACCTTACTGTGAAGTATAACAAAGCAAGACAAGAAGCGATTACTACTGAACTTATAGAGATCATCAGTGGTATGGAATCAATGAAATAA
- the atpD gene encoding F0F1 ATP synthase subunit beta translates to MTGKIVQVLGPVIDVDFTDYLPEINEALETTFMVDGKEQKLVLEVAAQLGDHRVRTIAMDMSEGCVRGQEVKATGDSIKVPVGEEVLGRIFNVIGDPIDEAGEVNAKEYWSIHRAPPPFEEQSTKTEVFETGIKVVDLLAPYNKGGKVGLFGGAGVGKTVIIMELINNVAMKHSGYSVFAGVGERTREGNDLYYEMKESNVLDKVALCYGQMSEPPGARNRIALTGLTMAEYFRDEMGLDVLMFIDNIFRFAQSGSEMSALLGRIPSAVGYQPTLSREMGALQERITSTTKGSITSVQAVYVPADDLTDPAPASVFAHLDATTVLNRSIAEKGIYPAVDPLDSTSRMLDPQIIGEEHYNIARGVQQILQKYKDLQDIIAILGMDELSEDDKLVVERARKIEKYLSQPFHVAEVFTGSPGVYVTLEDTLEGFKGLIEGKYDDMNEAAFYMVGNMAEAIAKNDKINAK, encoded by the coding sequence ATGACAGGTAAAATAGTACAAGTCTTAGGTCCCGTTATAGATGTGGATTTTACAGACTATCTGCCGGAGATTAATGAAGCGTTAGAAACTACGTTTATGGTTGACGGTAAAGAGCAGAAATTGGTTTTAGAAGTAGCAGCGCAACTAGGTGATCACAGAGTGAGAACCATTGCTATGGATATGAGTGAAGGGTGTGTGAGAGGTCAGGAAGTGAAAGCAACTGGTGACTCTATCAAAGTGCCTGTAGGTGAAGAAGTGCTTGGACGTATCTTCAACGTTATCGGTGACCCTATCGATGAGGCTGGTGAGGTAAACGCAAAAGAGTACTGGTCTATCCACAGAGCTCCACCACCATTTGAAGAGCAAAGTACAAAAACAGAAGTATTTGAAACAGGTATCAAAGTTGTTGACCTTCTAGCACCTTATAACAAAGGTGGTAAAGTCGGGCTATTCGGTGGTGCCGGTGTTGGTAAAACCGTTATTATTATGGAACTTATCAACAACGTTGCAATGAAACACAGTGGTTATTCTGTATTTGCCGGTGTTGGTGAAAGAACACGTGAAGGTAATGACCTTTACTACGAAATGAAAGAATCGAACGTACTTGACAAAGTTGCACTGTGCTACGGTCAAATGTCAGAGCCTCCGGGAGCACGTAACCGTATTGCATTGACTGGTCTTACTATGGCTGAGTACTTTAGAGATGAAATGGGTCTTGATGTATTGATGTTTATCGATAACATCTTTAGATTCGCACAATCAGGTTCGGAAATGTCTGCACTTCTTGGTCGTATCCCTTCAGCAGTTGGTTACCAGCCGACATTGAGCAGAGAGATGGGTGCACTTCAAGAGAGAATTACATCAACAACAAAAGGTTCGATCACTTCTGTTCAAGCAGTATATGTACCTGCGGATGACTTGACTGACCCGGCTCCAGCTTCTGTATTTGCTCACTTGGATGCAACAACAGTATTGAACAGATCTATTGCTGAAAAAGGTATCTACCCTGCAGTTGATCCATTGGATTCAACTTCAAGAATGCTTGATCCGCAGATCATCGGTGAAGAACACTACAATATCGCTAGAGGCGTACAGCAGATTCTTCAAAAATATAAAGACCTTCAGGATATTATTGCGATCCTTGGTATGGATGAGCTTTCTGAAGATGATAAACTTGTGGTTGAAAGAGCAAGAAAGATCGAAAAATATCTTTCTCAGCCGTTCCACGTTGCTGAAGTATTTACAGGTTCTCCAGGTGTATATGTTACACTTGAAGATACACTTGAAGGATTTAAAGGTCTTATCGAAGGTAAATATGACGATATGAATGAAGCTGCGTTCTACATGGTAGGTAACATGGCTGAAGCTATTGCTAAAAACGATAAGATTAACGCTAAGTAA
- a CDS encoding F0F1 ATP synthase subunit B yields the protein MKKIVLWSLLVIPAVVLASSGDAESSRYFAQTGRESDFWPRVINFTIFAALLYYLIANPIKNFFKGRSEGIATQLNEIEKKLQAAKDEKKEAQNRLDESKKRAEEILADAKAEAILLAEKIATANQNELALLDKQLEEKMSLEERKAAREAIDEVLSENITTEDIMLDEAKVVEIISKKVA from the coding sequence ATGAAAAAAATAGTACTATGGTCTTTACTTGTGATACCTGCTGTAGTTTTGGCTAGTAGCGGTGATGCAGAATCAAGCCGTTACTTTGCTCAAACTGGTAGGGAGTCAGACTTTTGGCCAAGAGTCATTAACTTTACGATCTTTGCAGCTTTGCTATATTATTTGATCGCAAATCCGATCAAAAACTTCTTTAAAGGGAGAAGCGAAGGTATTGCAACGCAATTGAATGAGATCGAAAAGAAACTTCAAGCAGCGAAAGATGAAAAAAAAGAGGCGCAGAATCGTTTAGACGAAAGCAAAAAGAGAGCAGAAGAAATTCTTGCGGATGCAAAAGCTGAAGCGATTCTCCTGGCAGAAAAGATCGCAACTGCAAATCAAAATGAGTTAGCACTTTTAGATAAACAACTTGAAGAGAAAATGTCTCTAGAAGAAAGAAAAGCAGCAAGAGAAGCCATTGATGAGGTATTAAGTGAGAATATCACTACAGAAGATATCATGTTAGATGAAGCTAAAGTTGTTGAAATTATTTCTAAGAAGGTGGCGTAA
- a CDS encoding ParA family protein, with product MSEIISIANQKGGVGKTTTAVNLAASLAEKGKKVLLLDIDPQSNATTSLGFSRGDYEYNIYHVLIGSKKLSEVILKTDVKNLKLVPSNIGLVGIEKEFYNPKAKNRELFLKGKIQEVASKFDFIIIDSPPALGPITINALSASDSVIIPIQCEFFALEGLAQLLNTVGLLKKTINPKLKIKGFLPTMYSGQNNLSKQVLADLSHHFKDKLFHVKKGKGCIVVPRNVKIAESPSFGKPVTSYAGSSKGSVAYRDLATVIARG from the coding sequence ATGAGCGAAATAATTAGTATAGCCAACCAAAAGGGTGGTGTAGGAAAAACAACAACAGCAGTCAATCTGGCAGCTTCTTTGGCTGAAAAGGGGAAGAAAGTCCTTCTTCTTGACATTGATCCACAGTCCAATGCTACCACAAGTTTAGGCTTTAGCAGAGGGGATTACGAATATAATATCTATCATGTACTTATCGGCAGTAAAAAGCTTTCGGAAGTGATACTTAAAACAGATGTTAAAAATCTTAAACTTGTGCCTTCTAACATTGGGTTGGTCGGTATAGAAAAAGAGTTTTATAACCCTAAGGCAAAAAACAGAGAGTTGTTCCTGAAAGGAAAAATTCAAGAGGTCGCTTCTAAATTTGATTTTATTATTATAGATTCACCACCGGCATTGGGCCCTATTACTATTAATGCTTTGAGTGCATCTGATTCCGTGATCATACCGATCCAGTGCGAGTTTTTTGCACTGGAAGGATTGGCACAACTTCTCAATACGGTAGGCCTTTTGAAAAAGACGATCAATCCAAAACTCAAGATCAAAGGGTTTTTACCAACGATGTATTCAGGTCAGAATAATCTTTCTAAACAGGTGCTTGCTGATTTAAGCCATCACTTCAAAGATAAACTTTTCCACGTAAAAAAAGGGAAAGGGTGTATCGTTGTACCACGAAATGTCAAGATCGCTGAGAGTCCGAGTTTTGGTAAACCAGTGACTTCGTATGCTGGCAGTTCAAAAGGTTCTGTTGCTTATAGAGACTTGGCAACAGTCATCGCAAGAGGTTAG
- a CDS encoding biotin--[acetyl-CoA-carboxylase] ligase, which translates to MEIVSFDTLASTQKYLLEQLKRQSLQAPLAVIANQQHSGIGSRDNTWSGGEGNFFASIAVDLDDLPEDLPLESASIYFSFIMKQTLEALDKNIWLKWPNDFYINDEKIGGTITNKFKNTLVCGMGINLKNSQNGYRALECDISAQNLLETYLEKMEKFPTWKQIFREYEIEFELSRKFSVHIENDKKSLSDATLCEDGSLIIEGKRVYSLR; encoded by the coding sequence TTGGAGATAGTATCATTTGATACGCTTGCTTCTACACAAAAGTATCTTTTGGAACAATTAAAGAGGCAAAGCCTGCAGGCCCCTTTGGCTGTGATCGCAAATCAACAGCATTCAGGTATCGGAAGCCGTGACAATACCTGGTCAGGGGGAGAAGGGAACTTTTTTGCTTCCATCGCAGTTGATTTGGATGATCTGCCTGAAGATCTGCCGCTTGAATCTGCCTCCATTTATTTCTCTTTTATCATGAAACAAACACTTGAAGCACTTGATAAAAATATCTGGTTAAAATGGCCCAATGACTTTTATATAAATGATGAAAAAATAGGCGGAACCATTACAAATAAATTCAAAAATACGTTAGTATGTGGAATGGGGATAAATTTAAAAAATTCTCAAAATGGCTATAGAGCCTTGGAATGCGATATTTCAGCCCAAAATCTACTGGAAACCTACCTTGAGAAAATGGAAAAATTTCCAACATGGAAGCAAATCTTTAGAGAGTATGAGATAGAATTTGAGCTAAGTAGAAAGTTTTCAGTGCATATTGAAAATGATAAAAAGAGCCTGTCAGATGCGACTTTATGTGAAGATGGCTCTTTAATTATAGAGGGGAAGAGGGTGTATAGTTTACGATGA
- the atpA gene encoding F0F1 ATP synthase subunit alpha, with protein MAVKLQADEISSIIKERIENFEIDVDINEVGKVVGIADGISTVYGLNNVMAGEVVEFDNGAKGLVLNLEEANVGVVVLGSSAGIKEGMSVKRAGDLLKTPVGDGMMGRVVNPLGEPIDGKGAVEAAEHRFIEEKAPGIMARKSVHEPLQTGIKAIDALVPVGRGQRELIIGDRQTGKTTLAIDTIINQKGQDVVCIYVAIGQKQSTVAATVKKLEEHGAMDYTIVVTAGAADSSALQFLAPYAGVTMAEYFRDNGRHAVIFYDDLSKHAVAYREMSLILRRPPGREAYPGDVFYLHSRLLERAAKLSDELGAGSITAFPIIETQAGDVAAYIPTNVISITDGQIFLETDLFNSGIRPAINVGLSVSRVGGAAQIKATKQVSGTLRLDLASFRELQAFAQFASDLDDYTRGQLERGQRMVEVLKQGPYQPVPIEKQVVIIFAGANGYLDDIPASSVTKFEADLMPFMEAKYANILDAIRNEKKISDDTDGELRKAIEDFKASFAG; from the coding sequence GTGGCAGTTAAATTGCAAGCAGATGAGATAAGTTCTATCATCAAAGAAAGAATTGAGAATTTTGAAATTGATGTGGACATCAATGAAGTAGGAAAAGTAGTAGGTATCGCAGACGGTATTTCAACAGTATATGGTCTTAACAATGTTATGGCCGGTGAAGTTGTAGAGTTTGATAATGGTGCTAAAGGACTTGTATTAAACCTTGAAGAGGCAAACGTTGGTGTTGTAGTTCTTGGTTCTAGTGCAGGTATCAAAGAAGGTATGAGCGTTAAAAGAGCAGGAGATCTTCTTAAAACACCAGTAGGTGACGGTATGATGGGTAGAGTAGTGAACCCACTTGGTGAGCCGATCGACGGTAAAGGTGCAGTTGAAGCAGCTGAGCATAGATTTATTGAAGAAAAAGCACCTGGTATCATGGCTAGAAAATCAGTGCATGAGCCACTTCAAACAGGTATCAAAGCGATCGATGCACTTGTACCGGTCGGTAGAGGACAAAGAGAGCTTATCATCGGTGATAGACAAACAGGTAAAACAACATTGGCTATCGATACGATCATCAACCAAAAAGGTCAAGATGTTGTATGTATCTATGTTGCGATCGGTCAAAAGCAATCAACAGTAGCTGCGACAGTGAAAAAGCTTGAAGAGCACGGTGCAATGGATTACACGATCGTTGTAACTGCCGGTGCAGCTGATTCTTCAGCACTTCAGTTCCTTGCTCCATATGCAGGTGTAACTATGGCTGAGTACTTCAGAGATAACGGTAGACATGCAGTGATCTTCTATGATGACCTTTCGAAGCACGCTGTTGCTTATAGAGAGATGTCATTGATCCTTAGAAGACCTCCGGGTAGAGAGGCATACCCTGGTGACGTTTTCTATCTTCACTCAAGACTTCTTGAAAGAGCTGCAAAGCTTTCTGATGAGTTAGGTGCCGGTTCCATTACTGCATTCCCTATCATTGAAACACAGGCAGGTGACGTTGCGGCGTATATTCCGACAAACGTTATCTCTATTACGGATGGTCAGATCTTCCTTGAAACTGACCTGTTCAACTCAGGTATCAGACCGGCGATCAACGTAGGTCTTTCTGTATCGAGAGTTGGTGGTGCTGCGCAGATCAAAGCAACGAAACAAGTCTCTGGTACATTGAGACTTGACCTTGCTTCATTTAGAGAACTTCAGGCATTCGCACAATTCGCATCAGATCTTGATGACTATACAAGAGGTCAGCTTGAACGTGGTCAGAGAATGGTAGAGGTACTTAAACAAGGGCCTTATCAACCGGTTCCTATTGAAAAACAAGTTGTCATTATTTTTGCTGGTGCAAATGGATACCTTGATGATATTCCTGCATCTTCTGTAACAAAGTTTGAAGCAGACCTTATGCCATTTATGGAAGCAAAATATGCGAATATCCTTGATGCTATCAGAAATGAGAAAAAGATCTCTGATGATACAGATGGAGAATTACGTAAAGCTATCGAAGATTTCAAAGCTTCATTCGCTGGATAA